The following coding sequences lie in one Apium graveolens cultivar Ventura chromosome 1, ASM990537v1, whole genome shotgun sequence genomic window:
- the LOC141702208 gene encoding uncharacterized protein LOC141702208 yields the protein MDRSWLKADRRTQEFKLGVDELLNFAFLNGFKQNKISCPCLRCAHSKSWNGQTVKDHLYQYGIDQTYTCWIWHGESNYVQSHVVSEQESSVDPINMRMGQDIVDDEDISLDSSDFMNHVQGENEPLYPGCESFTKMRALVKLYNLKAKHGISDKCFSDVLLLLASMLPEGNSMPSSFGEAKKTLCTLGMDYEKIHVCPNDCLLYRGERDEDETICRICGASRWKLNKKGEELEGIPAKVLWYFPLIPRLRNLFNTAQIAKDMTWHKTERQNDGKIRHPADSKTWKDVDQRWPEFAAEARNLRLALSSDGFNPFHGPGSDHSTWPVLLSIYNLPPWLCMKRKYIMLSLLISGPNQPGNDIDVYLQPLIEDLQKLWHGKQVYDAFKKESFILRGILLWTISDYPALGNLSGNIIKGYNACVVCVDKTKATRLATYKKTVVMRHRRWLPRNHPYRRQKSAFDYTMEKLSEPIPLTGEEVLERVLPLADHVYGKTQNQPRWKKGEPRPIWKKMSIFFQLEYWKFLPVRHTLDVMHIEKNICEALTGTLLNIPGKTKDRESVRIDMAEMGIRMELRPKNSGKKEKLLMASWNLLHKEKRLSARP from the coding sequence ATGGATAGATCTTGGTTGAAAGCAGATAGAAGAACACAAGAATTTAAACTTGGAGTGGATGAATTGTTAAAttttgcatttctgaatgggtttaaacaaaataaaattagtTGTCCATGCTTAAGATGCGCTCATAGTAAATCTTGGAATGGTCAGACTGTTAAGGATCATCTTTATCAATATGGTATTGATCAAACCTATACGTGTTGGATATGGCATGGAGAGTCAAATTATGTACAGAGTCATGTAGTTTCTGAACAGGAATCATCCGTTGATCCTATAAACATGAGAATGGGGCAGGATATTGTCGATGATGAGGATATTTCGTTAGATTCTTCTGATTTTATGAATCATGTTCAAGGTGAAAATGAACCACTTTATCCTGGATGCGAGAGTTTTACAAAAATGAGAGCTTTAGTCAAGTTGTATAATTTAAAAGCAAAACATGGTATTTCTGATAAATGCTTTTCCGATGTCCTTCTTTTGCTTGCATCAATGCTTCCGGAAGGCAACAGTATGCCTTCATCTTTTGGTGAAGCCAAGAAAACTTTATGTACTTTAGGCATGGATTATGAAAAAATACATGTGTGTCCGAATGATTGTCTCTTATACCGCGGTGAGAGGGACGAAGATGAGACGATTTGCCGAATATGTGGGGCATCTAGATGGAAGTTAAACAAGAAAGGAGAAGAATTGGAAGGGATCCCTGCTAAGGTTCTATGGTACTTTCCATTGATACCAAGATTGAGAAATTTGTTCAATACAGCTCAGATTGCGAAGGACATGACTTGGCATAAAACCGAGCGACAAAATGATGGTAAAATTAGACATCCGGCTGACTCAAAGACATGGAAGGATGTCGATCAAAGGTGGCCTGAGTTTGCTGCAGAGGCTAGGAACCTTCGGTTAGCTTTATCCTCCGATGGATTTAATCCTTTCCATGGACCAGGAAGTGATCACTCAACATGGCCTGTGTTGCTTTCAATTTACAacctcccaccttggctttgtatGAAGAGAAAGTACATTATGCTAAGTCTATTGATATCCGGACCAAATCAGCCTGGAAATGATATTGATGTATACCTTCAACCACTTATAGAAGATTTGCAGAAATTGTGGCATGGGAAACAAGTTTATGATGCATTTAAGAAAGAGTCTTTCATACTAAGAGGAATTTTATTGTGGACAATTAGTGATTATCCAGCCTTAGGAAACTTGTCGGGTAACATCATTAAAGGATATAATGCTTGTGTAGTTTGTGTTGATAAAACAAAAGCTACCAGGTTGGCTACTTACAAAAAGACGGTGGTTATGAGACATCGTAGATGGCTGCCCAGAAATCATCCATATCGAAGGCAAAAATCAGCCTTTGATTACACCATGGAGAAGTTATCAGAACCTATTCCTTTAACTGGAGAGGAGGTGTTAGAAAGGGTACTACCACTAGCGGACCATGTTTATGGTAAGACACAAAACCAACCTCGGTGGAAAAAAGGGGAACCTCGACCAATTTGGAAAAAGATGTCTATATTTTTTCAGCTTGAGTACTGGAAGTTTTTGCCAGTTCGCCATACCCTCGATGTGATGCatatagaaaaaaatatatgCGAGGCTTTAACCGGTACATTGCTAAATATTCCCGGGAAGACAAAAGATAGAGAATCTGTTCGTATTGATATGGCTGAAATGGGAATAAGAATGGAGCTGAGACCaaaaaattctggaaaaaaaGAGAAGTTACTGATGGCATCTTGGAACTTATTGCATAAAGAAAAAAGATTGTCTGCTCGTCCTTGA